From Streptomyces durmitorensis, a single genomic window includes:
- a CDS encoding DUF3068 domain-containing protein gives MRRKASLILLAFAVFFTAMSPLMRWYAFPRLAKIPPSQYQEAVLEAKNPTLIDYGSMKAKKVDKVTIVQTLKGNVEASEKIEKTADRDVVVWDALSYVQDADGKMVSKVPERYIFDAHSQEPVHAKGEMVDGDAVKREGIEFKWPFLTEKRDYEYFDAQARVTKPIHYKGTQTFRGVDVYYFEQTIPWTKVPFPKTMPVKGITPESLAKTGTTRWYTTVRKFWVDPTTGAPVYGEEIQKNELRGGTLLGGRDKVTVFEGHVKMREDYIESTVDLVKSQRVLVLLLTSYLPWGFLGLGLLLLALSLWLEARSRRPGDPEATAAPEPEPVNA, from the coding sequence ATGCGCCGCAAGGCCAGCCTGATCCTGCTCGCCTTCGCCGTGTTCTTCACGGCGATGTCCCCGCTCATGCGCTGGTACGCCTTCCCGCGCCTCGCCAAGATCCCGCCGAGCCAGTACCAGGAGGCGGTCCTGGAGGCGAAGAACCCGACGCTCATCGACTACGGCTCGATGAAGGCCAAGAAGGTCGACAAGGTCACCATCGTGCAGACGCTCAAGGGCAACGTGGAAGCGTCCGAGAAGATCGAGAAGACGGCGGACCGCGACGTCGTCGTCTGGGACGCCCTCTCCTACGTCCAGGACGCCGACGGCAAGATGGTCTCCAAGGTCCCCGAGCGCTACATATTCGACGCGCACAGCCAGGAACCGGTGCACGCGAAGGGCGAGATGGTCGACGGCGATGCGGTCAAGCGCGAGGGCATCGAGTTCAAGTGGCCCTTCCTGACCGAGAAGCGGGACTACGAGTACTTCGACGCGCAGGCCCGCGTCACCAAGCCCATCCACTACAAGGGCACGCAGACGTTCCGCGGCGTGGACGTCTACTACTTCGAGCAGACCATCCCCTGGACCAAGGTGCCCTTCCCCAAGACCATGCCGGTCAAGGGCATCACCCCGGAGTCCCTCGCCAAGACGGGCACCACGCGCTGGTACACCACCGTCCGCAAGTTCTGGGTCGACCCGACCACCGGGGCGCCGGTCTACGGCGAGGAGATCCAGAAGAACGAGCTGCGCGGCGGCACGCTCCTTGGCGGCCGCGACAAGGTCACCGTGTTCGAGGGCCACGTGAAGATGCGCGAGGACTACATCGAGAGCACGGTCGACCTGGTGAAGTCCCAGCGCGTCCTGGTGCTCCTCCTGACGTCCTATCTCCCCTGGGGCTTCCTGGGCCTCGGCCTGCTCCTGCTCGCCCTCTCCCTGTGGCTGGAGGCCCGCAGCCGCAGGCCCGGTGATCCGGAGGCCACGGCGGCGCCAGAGCCGGAGCCGGTCAACGCCTGA
- a CDS encoding DUF6343 family protein — MRTGSEPVTARSPLRMRFWFSVWGLIWATFGTVAFALVGRPEWALACGVLWLIVTADMAVILHHIHQGPHYQPGRDIPPYEPPRTGRTGRTGRTGRTGRTG; from the coding sequence ATGCGCACAGGCAGTGAACCGGTGACCGCGCGCAGTCCGCTGCGCATGCGCTTCTGGTTCAGCGTGTGGGGCCTGATCTGGGCCACGTTCGGCACCGTCGCCTTCGCCCTCGTGGGCCGCCCCGAGTGGGCGCTCGCCTGCGGAGTGCTCTGGCTGATCGTCACCGCCGACATGGCGGTGATCCTGCACCACATCCACCAGGGCCCGCACTACCAGCCGGGCCGCGACATCCCTCCGTACGAGCCCCCTCGGACCGGGCGGACGGGGCGGACGGGGCGGACCGGGCGGACGGGCCGGACGGGCTAG
- a CDS encoding tetratricopeptide repeat protein: protein MPEITPETHVIDFRAAEQLLAARDPRGAVKLLDTVIAAHPENTAARLLRARAFFAAAQLRAAELEFSIVLEREPDNAFAHFALARTYERAARPDQARRHFRLAAALDPQPEYLAAARFDDDGDAAGAEG, encoded by the coding sequence GTGCCCGAAATTACCCCGGAGACCCATGTCATCGACTTCCGTGCGGCGGAGCAACTCCTTGCCGCGCGGGATCCCCGAGGCGCGGTGAAGCTGCTCGACACGGTCATCGCGGCCCACCCCGAGAACACGGCGGCGCGGCTGCTGCGGGCCCGTGCCTTTTTCGCCGCCGCTCAACTGCGCGCCGCAGAGCTGGAGTTCAGCATCGTCCTGGAGCGCGAGCCGGACAACGCGTTCGCCCATTTCGCCCTGGCCCGCACGTACGAACGCGCGGCGCGGCCCGACCAGGCCCGCCGCCACTTCCGCCTCGCCGCGGCGCTCGACCCGCAGCCGGAGTATCTGGCGGCGGCGCGCTTCGACGACGACGGCGACGCCGCGGGCGCCGAGGGCTGA
- a CDS encoding PAC2 family protein, whose amino-acid sequence MLDPQDLYAWEPKGLAVVDMALAQESAGLVMLYHFDGYIDAGETGDQIVESLTDSLPGQVVARFDHDRLVDYRARRPLLTFRRDRWTDYEVPTLDVRLLQDATGAPFLLLSGPEPDVEWERFAAAITQIVERLGVRLSVNFHGIPMGVPHTRPVGLTPHGNRTDLVPGHRSPFDEAQVPGSAASLVEYRLLEAGHDVLGVAAHVPHYIARSAYPDAALTVLEAITAATGLVLPSVAHGLRTEAHRTQTEIDRQIQEGDEELVALVQGLEHQYDAAAGADARGNMLAEPVDIPSADEIGKEFERFLAEREGDA is encoded by the coding sequence GTGCTTGATCCGCAGGATTTGTACGCATGGGAGCCGAAGGGTCTCGCCGTCGTCGACATGGCGCTCGCGCAGGAGTCGGCCGGACTGGTCATGCTCTACCACTTCGACGGCTACATCGACGCGGGCGAAACCGGCGACCAGATCGTCGAGAGCCTCACGGACAGCCTGCCCGGCCAGGTGGTGGCGCGCTTCGACCACGACCGGCTCGTCGACTACCGCGCGCGTCGCCCGCTGCTCACGTTCCGGCGCGACCGCTGGACCGACTACGAGGTGCCCACGCTCGACGTGCGGCTGCTCCAGGACGCCACGGGCGCGCCCTTCCTGCTGCTCTCCGGGCCCGAGCCGGACGTCGAGTGGGAGCGTTTCGCGGCTGCGATCACGCAGATCGTGGAGCGGCTCGGCGTACGCCTCTCGGTGAACTTCCACGGCATCCCCATGGGCGTGCCGCACACCCGCCCCGTGGGCCTCACGCCGCACGGCAACCGCACCGACCTGGTGCCGGGGCACCGCAGCCCCTTCGACGAGGCGCAGGTGCCCGGCAGCGCGGCGTCGCTCGTCGAGTACCGCCTCCTGGAAGCGGGCCACGACGTGCTCGGCGTCGCCGCGCACGTCCCGCACTACATCGCGCGCTCCGCGTACCCCGACGCCGCTCTCACGGTCCTCGAGGCGATCACCGCGGCGACGGGCCTCGTGCTGCCGAGCGTCGCGCACGGCCTGCGCACCGAGGCGCACCGCACCCAGACCGAGATCGACCGGCAGATCCAGGAGGGCGACGAGGAACTGGTCGCCCTCGTGCAGGGACTTGAGCACCAGTACGACGCCGCGGCGGGTGCCGACGCGCGCGGCAACATGCTCGCGGAGCCCGTGGACATCCCGTCGGCCGACGAGATCGGCAAGGAATTCGAGCGCTTCCTCGCCGAGCGCGAGGGCGACGCGTAG
- a CDS encoding right-handed parallel beta-helix repeat-containing protein has product MRTRRTLLISVSASALVATAATGGLAVVATASPAPTATGTIEVSTAAELKSALAGASPGDTIHLADGTYTGNFKTSTAASSGSRITLTGSSKAVLTAGGGYGLHLNGASYWTVKGITVTGGQKGIMIDSAKSVVVDTVTVHGLDMEGVHFRKSSTDGVIKGSRIYDTGNDGRGMGEGVYVGSAGGVSDKSDNVQILNNTIGPDVGGEAIDLKEGTTGGKVTGNTFDGKGLTGNNYDDSWIDVKGNNYVIENNTGKNTTNNGYETHSQQSGWGCGTVFRGNRSTLSGATGDKQLAINVTNFSGSCRTTVYASNTVTGGKGLTNITVTP; this is encoded by the coding sequence ATGCGCACCCGACGCACCCTGCTCATCTCCGTCTCCGCCTCCGCGCTCGTCGCGACGGCCGCCACCGGAGGCCTGGCCGTCGTGGCCACCGCTTCCCCCGCACCGACGGCGACCGGGACCATCGAGGTCTCCACGGCCGCCGAGCTCAAGTCCGCGCTCGCCGGCGCCTCCCCGGGCGACACGATCCACCTCGCCGACGGCACGTACACCGGCAACTTCAAGACGAGCACCGCCGCGAGCTCGGGCTCCCGCATCACGCTGACCGGCTCCTCGAAGGCGGTGCTCACGGCGGGCGGCGGATACGGCCTGCATCTGAACGGCGCCTCCTACTGGACGGTCAAGGGCATCACCGTCACCGGCGGCCAGAAGGGCATCATGATCGACTCCGCGAAGAGCGTCGTTGTGGACACCGTCACGGTCCACGGCCTCGACATGGAGGGCGTCCACTTCCGGAAGTCGAGCACCGACGGCGTCATCAAGGGGTCGAGGATCTACGACACCGGGAACGACGGCCGCGGCATGGGCGAAGGCGTCTACGTGGGCAGCGCGGGCGGCGTGAGCGACAAGAGCGACAACGTACAGATCCTGAACAACACGATCGGCCCCGACGTGGGCGGCGAGGCCATCGACCTCAAGGAAGGCACCACCGGCGGCAAGGTCACCGGCAACACCTTCGACGGCAAGGGCCTGACCGGCAACAACTACGACGACTCGTGGATCGACGTGAAGGGCAACAACTACGTCATCGAGAACAACACCGGCAAGAACACCACGAACAACGGCTACGAGACCCACAGCCAGCAGTCCGGCTGGGGCTGCGGCACGGTCTTCCGCGGCAACAGGTCGACCCTGTCCGGCGCGACGGGCGACAAGCAGCTCGCGATCAACGTGACGAACTTCAGCGGCAGTTGCAGGACGACGGTGTACGCGAGCAACACAGTGACGGGCGGCAAGGGCCTGACGAACATCACGGTCACGCCGTAG
- the coaE gene encoding dephospho-CoA kinase translates to MLKVGLTGGIGAGKSEVSRLLVASGAVLIDADKIAREVVEPGTEGLAKVVDAFGQEILAPDGTLDRPKLGSIVFADPKKLAVLNSIVHPLVGARSAELEGAASQGAVVVHDVPLLAENGLAPLYDLVVVVDASPETQLERLVRLRGMSEEDARARMAAQATREKRLEIADIVIDNDGPLEGLEQRVGAVWADLARRAREA, encoded by the coding sequence ATGCTGAAGGTGGGCCTGACCGGCGGTATCGGCGCCGGCAAGAGTGAAGTATCGCGTCTCCTCGTCGCGTCGGGAGCCGTCCTGATCGACGCCGACAAGATCGCGCGAGAGGTCGTGGAGCCGGGAACCGAGGGCCTGGCGAAGGTCGTTGACGCCTTCGGGCAGGAGATCCTCGCTCCGGACGGCACCCTCGACCGGCCGAAGCTGGGCTCGATCGTCTTCGCCGACCCCAAGAAGCTGGCCGTACTGAACTCGATCGTGCACCCCCTGGTCGGCGCCCGCTCCGCCGAGCTGGAGGGGGCGGCCTCGCAGGGCGCGGTGGTCGTGCACGACGTGCCGCTGCTCGCGGAGAACGGCCTGGCGCCGCTGTACGACCTTGTGGTCGTCGTCGACGCGAGCCCCGAGACACAGCTGGAGCGTCTCGTGCGGCTGCGCGGCATGAGCGAGGAGGATGCCCGCGCGCGGATGGCCGCTCAGGCGACGCGCGAGAAGCGTCTGGAGATCGCGGACATCGTGATCGACAACGACGGCCCGCTGGAGGGCCTGGAGCAGCGGGTCGGCGCTGTATGGGCGGACCTCGCGCGGCGGGCGCGCGAGGCCTAG
- the hrpB gene encoding ATP-dependent helicase HrpB, giving the protein MIRLRNEALDLPVRSALPALRSALEGPGSAVLCAPPGTGKTTLVPLALAGLLGDGPVRRVVVAEPRRIAARAAARRMAWLLGEKVGQSVGYTVRGERVVGPRARVEVVTTGVLLQRLQRDQELTGVDVVIIDECHERHLDADTVAAFLVDVRAALRPELRLVAASATTDAEGWSRILGDAPVVEAQGTSYPVEVVWAPPSRPVRPPHGMRVDPALLTQVASVVRRALAERDGDVLCFLPGVGEIARVAGQLGDAPAEVLQVHGRAPAAVQDAVLAGSAEGARRVVLATSVAESSLTVPGVRVVVDSGLAREPRVDHARGLSALTTVRASQAAGRQRAGRAGREAPGAVYRCWAEAEDARLPRFPAPEIKLADLSAFALQAACWGDPDASGLALLDPPPGGAMAAARAVLTAVGAVSAESGRVTERGARMARVGLHPRLARALLDAAPLVGARRAAEVVALLSEEPPREYGDDIAAAWRAARRGGDGYAARWRTEVRRLAAAGAPSPPGAGTPSPETSAKDLTHPPARNPAADANSMSDDRVAGLVAALAFPERVAQGRGDGAYLMVNGTRAEVRAGSALSGAEWITVAVADRPVGAGHARVLLGGHIDGDVARSAAASLYSEGDEVAWADGDLVARHVERLGAVELAVRPLKKPAPGLVREGLLAGLKEEGTSLLHWSQGARELRERLAFLHRHIGAPWPDVSESALHARVDEWLEPELSKARRRADLRRIDAGQALGRLLPWATGEATRLDALAPERVAVPSGSRIRIDYSDPEQPVLAVKLQEMFGLAETPRIADGGVPVLVHLLSPAGRPAAVTADLASFWRDGYRAVRAELRGRYPKHPWPEDPAAAQATRFTNARLRR; this is encoded by the coding sequence GTGATCCGTCTCCGTAACGAAGCCCTGGACCTTCCCGTACGCAGCGCGCTGCCCGCGTTGCGTTCCGCTCTGGAGGGGCCGGGCAGCGCCGTGCTGTGCGCGCCTCCCGGCACGGGCAAGACGACGCTGGTGCCGCTGGCCCTGGCCGGGCTTCTCGGGGACGGGCCTGTACGACGTGTGGTGGTCGCCGAGCCCCGGCGCATCGCCGCTCGGGCCGCCGCGCGGCGGATGGCGTGGCTGCTCGGCGAGAAGGTCGGACAGAGCGTCGGGTACACGGTGCGCGGTGAGCGGGTGGTGGGCCCACGCGCGCGCGTGGAGGTCGTCACCACGGGTGTCCTGCTGCAACGGCTGCAGCGGGACCAGGAGTTGACCGGTGTCGACGTGGTGATCATCGATGAGTGCCACGAGCGGCATCTCGACGCCGACACCGTCGCGGCGTTCCTGGTCGACGTGCGGGCCGCGCTGCGGCCCGAGCTGCGCCTGGTGGCCGCGTCCGCGACGACGGACGCGGAGGGCTGGTCACGGATCCTCGGGGACGCTCCGGTGGTGGAGGCGCAGGGCACCTCCTACCCGGTCGAGGTCGTCTGGGCACCGCCCTCGCGTCCGGTGCGGCCGCCGCACGGGATGCGGGTGGATCCGGCGCTGCTCACGCAGGTGGCGTCGGTGGTGCGGCGGGCGCTGGCCGAGCGGGACGGGGACGTGCTGTGCTTCCTGCCCGGGGTCGGCGAGATCGCGCGCGTGGCAGGGCAGTTGGGGGATGCGCCGGCGGAGGTGCTCCAGGTGCACGGGCGGGCGCCCGCTGCGGTGCAGGACGCGGTGCTCGCGGGCTCGGCGGAGGGTGCGCGCCGGGTGGTCCTCGCGACGTCGGTGGCGGAGTCGTCCCTGACGGTGCCCGGGGTGCGGGTCGTGGTCGACTCCGGGCTCGCGCGTGAGCCGCGCGTCGACCATGCGCGCGGGCTGAGCGCTCTGACGACGGTACGGGCTTCGCAGGCGGCGGGCCGGCAGCGGGCGGGCCGCGCGGGGCGTGAGGCGCCGGGGGCCGTGTACCGGTGCTGGGCGGAGGCGGAGGACGCCCGTCTGCCGCGCTTTCCGGCACCGGAGATCAAGCTGGCCGACCTTTCCGCGTTCGCCCTGCAGGCGGCCTGCTGGGGCGATCCCGACGCCTCTGGTCTCGCCCTGCTCGATCCCCCGCCGGGTGGCGCGATGGCGGCGGCGCGTGCCGTTCTGACGGCGGTCGGGGCGGTGTCCGCCGAGTCGGGGCGGGTCACGGAGCGGGGCGCGCGGATGGCGCGGGTGGGGCTGCACCCCCGCTTGGCGCGGGCCCTGCTCGACGCGGCGCCCCTCGTGGGGGCGCGCCGCGCGGCGGAGGTGGTGGCCCTCCTCAGCGAGGAGCCGCCGCGTGAGTACGGGGACGACATCGCGGCGGCGTGGCGCGCTGCCCGGCGGGGCGGGGACGGGTACGCGGCGCGGTGGCGCACGGAGGTGCGGAGGCTTGCCGCAGCAGGGGCACCGTCGCCGCCGGGAGCTGGTACGCCGTCGCCGGAAACTTCGGCGAAAGACCTCACCCACCCGCCCGCCCGGAACCCCGCAGCCGATGCGAACAGCATGAGCGACGACCGCGTCGCCGGACTTGTCGCCGCGCTCGCCTTCCCCGAGCGGGTTGCCCAGGGGCGTGGGGACGGCGCGTATCTCATGGTGAACGGGACCCGCGCCGAGGTGCGGGCCGGGTCCGCGCTCAGCGGGGCGGAGTGGATCACCGTGGCCGTGGCCGACCGGCCGGTGGGTGCCGGGCACGCGCGCGTGCTGCTCGGCGGGCACATCGACGGGGACGTGGCCCGGAGCGCGGCGGCGTCCCTGTACAGCGAGGGGGACGAGGTCGCCTGGGCGGACGGGGATCTCGTCGCACGCCACGTCGAGCGGCTCGGTGCCGTGGAGCTGGCGGTGCGGCCCCTCAAGAAGCCCGCCCCCGGACTCGTACGCGAAGGGCTGTTGGCCGGGCTCAAGGAGGAGGGGACCTCACTGCTGCACTGGTCCCAGGGCGCCCGGGAGCTGCGGGAGCGGCTCGCCTTTCTGCACCGGCATATCGGGGCTCCCTGGCCCGACGTCTCCGAAAGCGCCCTCCACGCGCGCGTGGACGAGTGGTTGGAGCCCGAGCTGTCGAAGGCGCGGCGCCGGGCCGACCTGCGGCGCATCGACGCGGGACAGGCGCTGGGCCGGCTCCTGCCGTGGGCGACCGGCGAAGCCACCCGGCTCGACGCGCTCGCTCCGGAGCGGGTGGCCGTGCCCAGCGGTTCCAGGATCCGGATCGACTACTCCGATCCCGAACAGCCCGTGCTCGCCGTGAAGTTGCAGGAGATGTTCGGGCTCGCCGAGACCCCGCGGATCGCGGACGGCGGTGTGCCCGTCCTCGTGCATCTGCTGTCCCCCGCCGGACGCCCCGCCGCCGTCACCGCCGATCTCGCCTCCTTCTGGCGGGACGGCTACCGGGCGGTGCGGGCGGAGCTGCGCGGGCGGTATCCGAAGCATCCGTGGCCGGAGGATCCGGCGGCGGCCCAGGCGACGCGGTTCACCAACGCGCGGCTCAGGCGTTGA
- a CDS encoding DUF3592 domain-containing protein, which translates to MVVLAVFTALGGLVALLAGAYGLRQTRRITDLGEVTQALVKAVQPGAERPTLQFETGDGRVVEVVSPVPPSRRAPLAAGDRVRIAYDSDDPRETVVLGRERRGIDRGFVAAGAAVLVLGLVLTALAL; encoded by the coding sequence GTGGTCGTACTGGCGGTGTTCACCGCTCTGGGCGGCCTGGTCGCGCTGCTTGCCGGTGCGTACGGCCTGCGGCAGACCCGGCGCATCACGGACCTGGGCGAGGTGACACAGGCCCTGGTCAAGGCGGTGCAGCCGGGGGCCGAGCGGCCGACGCTGCAGTTCGAGACGGGGGACGGTCGGGTCGTCGAGGTGGTGTCGCCGGTGCCGCCCAGCAGGAGGGCGCCGCTCGCCGCGGGCGACCGGGTGCGCATCGCGTACGACAGCGACGACCCCCGGGAGACCGTCGTGCTGGGGCGTGAGCGCAGGGGCATCGACCGGGGGTTCGTGGCGGCGGGCGCGGCGGTGCTGGTGCTCGGTCTCGTGCTGACGGCCCTGGCGCTGTGA
- the rpsA gene encoding 30S ribosomal protein S1: protein MTSSTETTASTTPQVAVNDIGNEEAFLAAIDETIKYFNDGDIVDGVIVKVDRDEVLLDIGYKTEGVIPSRELSIKHDVDPNEVVAVGDEIEALVLQKEDKEGRLILSKKRAQYERAWGTIEKIKEEDGIVTGTVIEVVKGGLILDIGLRGFLPASLVEMRRVRDLQPYVGKELEAKIIELDKNRNNVVLSRRAWLEQTQSEVRQTFLTTLQKGQVRSGVVSSIVNFGAFVDLGGVDGLVHVSELSWKHIDHPSEVVEVGQEVTVEVLDVDMDRERVSLSLKATQEDPWQQFARTHQIGQVVPGKVTKLVPFGAFVRVDEGIEGLVHISELAERHVEIPEQVVQVNDEIFVKVIDIDLERRRISLSLKQANEAFGADPSAVEFDPTLYGMAASYDDQGNYIYPEGFDPETNDWLEGFESQREVWETQYAEAQTRFEQHQAQVIKSREADAQAEAEGAAAPASSTGTPAAGGSGGGGGSYSSESDDNSGALASDEALAALREKLAGGQS from the coding sequence ATGACGAGCAGCACCGAGACCACCGCTTCCACCACCCCGCAGGTAGCGGTCAACGACATCGGTAACGAGGAAGCCTTCCTCGCCGCGATCGACGAGACGATCAAGTACTTCAACGACGGCGACATCGTCGACGGCGTCATCGTGAAGGTCGACCGGGACGAGGTCCTGCTCGACATCGGTTACAAGACCGAAGGCGTCATCCCCTCCCGCGAGCTTTCCATCAAGCACGACGTCGACCCCAATGAGGTCGTCGCCGTGGGCGATGAGATCGAGGCTCTTGTTCTCCAGAAGGAGGACAAGGAAGGCCGTCTCATCCTGTCCAAGAAGCGCGCACAGTACGAGCGCGCCTGGGGCACGATCGAGAAGATCAAGGAAGAGGACGGCATCGTCACCGGCACCGTCATCGAGGTGGTCAAGGGTGGTCTCATCCTCGACATCGGCCTCCGTGGCTTCCTGCCGGCTTCCCTCGTCGAGATGCGCCGCGTCCGCGACCTCCAGCCCTACGTGGGCAAGGAGCTCGAGGCCAAGATCATCGAGCTGGACAAGAACCGCAACAACGTGGTCCTGTCCCGCCGTGCCTGGCTCGAGCAGACCCAGAGCGAGGTCCGCCAGACCTTCCTCACGACCCTGCAGAAGGGCCAGGTCCGCTCCGGCGTCGTTTCCTCGATCGTCAACTTCGGTGCGTTCGTGGACCTCGGTGGCGTCGACGGTCTCGTGCACGTCTCCGAGCTTTCCTGGAAGCACATCGACCACCCCTCCGAGGTTGTCGAGGTCGGCCAGGAAGTCACCGTCGAGGTTCTCGACGTGGACATGGACCGCGAGCGCGTGTCCCTGTCGCTCAAGGCGACGCAGGAAGACCCGTGGCAGCAGTTCGCCCGTACGCACCAGATCGGGCAGGTTGTTCCCGGTAAGGTCACCAAGCTCGTTCCCTTCGGTGCGTTCGTGCGCGTCGACGAGGGCATCGAGGGTCTGGTCCACATCTCCGAGCTGGCCGAGCGCCACGTGGAGATCCCGGAGCAGGTCGTCCAGGTCAACGACGAGATCTTCGTCAAGGTCATCGACATCGACCTCGAGCGTCGTCGCATCAGCCTCTCGCTGAAGCAGGCCAACGAGGCCTTCGGCGCCGACCCGTCGGCCGTCGAGTTCGACCCGACCCTGTACGGCATGGCCGCGTCGTACGACGACCAGGGCAACTACATCTACCCCGAGGGCTTCGACCCCGAGACCAACGACTGGCTCGAGGGCTTCGAGTCGCAGCGTGAGGTCTGGGAGACGCAGTACGCCGAGGCGCAGACGCGCTTCGAGCAGCACCAGGCCCAGGTCATCAAGTCCCGCGAGGCCGACGCCCAGGCCGAGGCCGAGGGTGCTGCGGCTCCCGCGTCCTCGACCGGCACCCCGGCTGCCGGTGGCAGCGGTGGCGGCGGCGGTTCGTACTCCTCGGAGTCGGACGACAACTCCGGCGCCCTGGCTTCGGACGAGGCGCTTGCCGCGCTTCGCGAGAAGCTCGCAGGTGGACAGAGCTGA
- a CDS encoding acyltransferase domain-containing protein, with product MLPSAEALPDVLLDLAVPHEDINDLLALRGRLAQDPEARWLLDRSVAGTVRDMGKPGAGPKYAALPVELGSLGAYFYVYVFVATLPYVRAYHRSRGIPDDVSRHTLADLGRHIAVHRRARGGPGLLHPSWNSLHFRGELYQLGRLQFQRAVLGERMGGAVAAAGHSASRGDLCLNLHITDFRGPLSPEACDRSMWLAGEFFARHFPEERYETAVCHSWLLDPQLKRYLPADSNIVRFQERFRLADGYEREPDDIAPVTFVFGDGDLPVAELPRRTRVERAVGDHLRAGGHWYGGHGWFPL from the coding sequence GTGCTGCCCTCTGCCGAGGCGCTGCCGGACGTGCTGCTCGACCTGGCCGTGCCGCACGAGGACATCAACGACCTGCTGGCCCTGCGCGGGCGGCTGGCACAGGACCCGGAGGCGCGGTGGCTGCTCGACCGTAGCGTCGCCGGGACGGTGCGGGACATGGGCAAGCCCGGCGCTGGTCCCAAGTACGCTGCTTTGCCGGTGGAGTTGGGCTCTCTTGGGGCTTACTTCTACGTGTACGTCTTCGTGGCGACCCTGCCGTACGTACGCGCGTATCATCGCAGCCGCGGCATCCCGGACGACGTCTCCCGGCATACGCTCGCCGACCTCGGACGGCACATCGCGGTGCACCGCAGGGCGCGCGGTGGTCCCGGTCTGCTGCACCCGAGCTGGAACTCCCTGCATTTCCGGGGCGAGCTCTATCAACTGGGGCGGCTGCAGTTCCAGCGCGCGGTGCTGGGCGAGCGGATGGGCGGGGCGGTGGCTGCGGCGGGGCATTCCGCGAGCCGGGGGGACCTCTGTCTGAACCTCCACATCACCGACTTCCGGGGGCCGCTGTCCCCGGAGGCCTGCGACCGGTCGATGTGGCTGGCGGGGGAGTTCTTCGCGCGGCACTTCCCGGAGGAGCGATATGAGACAGCCGTGTGCCACTCCTGGCTGCTCGATCCGCAGCTGAAGCGGTATCTGCCGGCGGATTCGAACATCGTCCGCTTCCAGGAGCGCTTCCGCCTCGCGGACGGGTATGAGCGGGAGCCGGACGATATTGCTCCCGTCACCTTCGTCTTCGGCGACGGGGACCTGCCCGTGGCCGAACTGCCGCGGCGGACAAGGGTGGAGAGGGCCGTGGGGGACCACTTGAGGGCGGGAGGCCACTGGTATGGAGGGCATGGCTGGTTCCCGCTGTAG
- a CDS encoding class I SAM-dependent methyltransferase, with protein sequence MEPIIQESELHETPEPEATRRDADVTESSRANRGWWDRNADDYQIEHGTFLGDDRFVWGPEGLDEVEAELLGPPEELKGKDILEIGAGAAQCSRWLAAQGARPVALDLSHRQLQHALRIGGGVPLVEADAGALPFADGSFDLVCSAYGAMPFVADPVRVLKDVHRVLRPGGRFVFSATHPMRWAFPDEPGPEGLSVAASYFDRTPYVEQDENGNAVYVEHHRTLGDRVRDIVAAGLRLVDVVEPEWPAWNTQEWGGWSPLRGNLIPGTAIYVCVRD encoded by the coding sequence ATGGAGCCGATCATCCAAGAGTCCGAGCTGCACGAGACGCCCGAACCGGAAGCCACCCGCCGTGACGCCGACGTCACGGAGAGCAGCCGCGCCAATCGTGGCTGGTGGGACAGGAACGCGGACGACTACCAGATCGAGCACGGCACCTTCCTGGGTGACGACCGGTTCGTGTGGGGTCCTGAAGGACTCGACGAGGTGGAGGCCGAGCTGCTCGGTCCGCCCGAGGAGCTGAAGGGCAAGGACATCCTGGAGATCGGCGCGGGTGCGGCGCAGTGCTCGCGCTGGCTCGCCGCGCAGGGCGCGCGTCCGGTCGCCCTCGACCTCTCGCACCGGCAGCTTCAGCACGCGCTGCGGATCGGCGGCGGCGTGCCGCTGGTGGAGGCGGACGCGGGGGCGCTGCCGTTCGCGGACGGCAGCTTCGACCTCGTGTGCTCGGCCTACGGAGCGATGCCGTTCGTGGCCGATCCGGTGCGGGTACTCAAGGACGTGCACCGCGTGCTGCGGCCCGGCGGCCGGTTCGTGTTCTCGGCGACGCACCCGATGCGCTGGGCCTTCCCCGACGAGCCGGGCCCCGAGGGGCTCTCGGTCGCGGCCTCGTACTTCGACCGCACTCCTTATGTGGAGCAGGACGAGAACGGGAACGCCGTCTACGTGGAGCACCATCGGACGCTCGGCGACCGGGTGCGGGACATCGTGGCGGCCGGTCTCCGACTCGTCGACGTGGTGGAGCCGGAGTGGCCCGCGTGGAACACCCAGGAGTGGGGCGGCTGGTCCCCGCTGCGCGGGAATCTGATCCCGGGGACGGCGATCTACGTCTGCGTACGAGACTGA